The segment CAAGAAAAGGGCTGGAACACCTACACCAAAGTAGAGGATAGCAAATGTCAGGTAGCCCAGCAGTGGTGGAACAGCAACCAGGTCTATTGGGCAGATGTGCGTACTGTATGGGACGAGCTATTTGCTACCAAGAAGGACATCGCACTCAACATGAAAGTGGGCGATCAGGTATTGTTTTCTCGGTTGTTTGGATTGGAAAAAGAAATGATGGCTGCTGATGTCTATGATTCGGAATTGGCCAAGACCAAAATCCGTGAGGCCATACAATTGCACCTCAAAAGCGATCAGCTACTGAGCGCGAGATAAATAATCGAAGCAAAAATAGGTTCTACCATAAATCAAAAAAACCACTTCTTCCCAAGGAGATTATTTCCCCCTTTGGAGGGGGTGGGGGGAGGAATTATCGAGGTTTGTAAACCCTTGCTGAATCAAATGGCTCTTATTGAATAAGCGTAGAACATATAATATTACTGTCATTTCGATCGGTAGGAAGAAACTTAGTTGCTTTCTGAGACATCGTATTAAGGTTTCTCCTACCATCGAATTGATGAATTACTTTTTCACTTTCAACTCCTATCCAACTATGAGTAAATGCAAAGCCGTAGCACTAGTAGAAGGAGCCAACTATTGCATCAGTCGCTGTACGGGCTGTGGTAGATTTGGCATCTATTACAAAAACGTCCTCATTGGATTCAGTCAGCGAGATTTCATGAATTTTAGCAAGCGCTATTGTGAGATAGAGTTCCATGATCACGTGATGCTCTTTCCAGACATGGTGGAGCGGGTTCTGATCAAAACGCCTCACCCTGAGATCCAGCTCAATCTCGATTATCATGAGTTTGAGGAGCTCGGGGATATCCTACAGCAGTGTGGATTGATCCTGGAGGCGAGGGCATTGGTATAGTGGTGGTGGAGGTTGATAGATTTGTAACTTAGGTTGTGTACAGAGACCAACCAACTTCCTATCTTTGCCGTATCATTTTTGACAAATAGATCACAGACATGGCAATATCCTCAACGCTCGTTTACAAGACAGACAAAGAATTTGAAGCAACCAACCAGGCAGGCAATACCGTCAAGATGGACATGTATCCTCAGGACGAAAAGCAGAATCAGTCTCCGATGGATTTGGTGTTGTCAGCATTGGCGGGATGTGCTGCCGTGGATATTGTGTCGATGATCAAAAAGCGCAGAAAGACCTTCGTCGATCTCAAAGTAGAGTCAGTGGGCGAGCGTGCCGAAGGCCACCCAGCCAAGTTCACCAAGATCCACAAAAAATTCATCATCACCTCACCAGACCTCACCGACAAAGAAGCCGAGCGCATCATCGACCTAGCCGTCGAGAGTTACTGTAGTGTTGCATCGTCTCTCTCTCCTGAGATAGACATGACCCATAGTTTCGAGATTTTGAAGGGGTAAGTAACGACTTCTTATGTAGATGTCAATTCTTTGTACACTTCCCTGATCTTCTGACACAGTTTACTGAACTGACTTTACTGTATTCATCACGAAATAATATTCTGTCCTGCATACTTTCTAATTTCCCTACAAAATATTATTCTTTCCTGCAAGAATTTTATGTGTCCTGCATGCCTGATGAGTCGTCCTGCGTGACTTATGACCCTTCCTGCATGACTTGTGACCTGTCCTGCATGACTTTGCACTCTTCCTGCGCGACTTTGACCCAGTCCTACAGAATATTATTTCGTCCTGCGGGGATTTTGTGTGTCCTACAGCTGTTTACCTATTTTAACTGCCAGCGAGGCGGTGATGAAAAAATTGCTGTTGGAGAATTCTTCGCCGTTGTTGAAGATATCGTCGGGGCTGCTGAAGTAGCGGCCTTCTACTCTGCACATGACTTTTGGGTCTGGCTGGTAGTCGAGATTCCAAGAGACACTGGTTGTTTTGAATCCTAAACCTGTGCCCGTCGGCACTGCCACCTCATGACTGTCGTTGAAGTATTCTCCTCGTAGTGCCGTACCCCATTGGTCATCGATCTGGTAGTGGGCAATCACCACAGGAGCAACCCAACTGTCATAGCTATCGCTGCCTATGGCGGTTTGTTGCCAACCCACATCGACTCCAGCGATTAGGTTGAGTTTGTCGGAGAGTTTGAAAGTACCGAAGAAGTCGTTGAAGTAGCGCATGCGACGAGTAGTATCAGGGTCATCTGTACCGATGAAGGTGCTCCAGTTGAGCAGGATGTTGTCGTTGGGCATAAATTGAATTTGCGATCCCATCGACACCAGACTGTTGCCCGGGATGCGCTGGATGTGTTGCCAACCGTTGGAAGCCAATACTAGAAATGACCATTTGTCGGATGGCGTGTAGGTCAACTTGGCACCTGAAAGGTAGTAGGGAGACTCCTCCGATATCAGACAGCGTGTCAAGGTATAGTTGTCAATTGACATGGCACTTTCGAATCCCAGATTGGAGGCAAACACCCCGGCATCCAGCCATAGATTGCCAGATTGAGTGAGTGCCACGCCCGCATAGGCTTCATGCAGATGCTGGAGCAAATCTTGCTCTGCACTGTAGTTGTCTTGCGGATAGGTACCTGCTTGGAGTGTCACCACGGCATGGTAGCGATCTGTCTCCATGGCCATGCGGATCAGTGCCAGGTTGATGTTGAACTCATTGTGTCTGTTGTGGTTGTAGAAGAACGACTGGCGATAACCCTGCGTCGGTCTATCAAAATCATAGCTATAATAGGTATCTACAAAGGCACTGATGCTCAATGGAGAAGTTTGTTCTTCACTGTCTTGTGCTATAAGATGGGTCGGAATATAGCAGACAGTACACATCATGATTGTACTGAATATTCTTTGGAGCTTGTTCATTGGGTCGTTTGGTTTTGATGTTTCAAGTCTGGTTTGAAATTAACCAAAAGACATCTGAGTGACAACCGAAACCAAAAAGTATGTCATATTATTTTATGTCATAGAGCATGAAATAATGTAAGCATATGATTTTAAGTCCAAATCAAGTACACGATCAACAGCATCCAAACCAAGGTCAGCATGGGAGGGATGACTTTGCTGAGTAGTTGATTGACCGAAATCTTGGATAGATAGTTGGTATAGAGTTTTCTGCGTTCGCAATAGCTCTCGTCATTGTCTCTCAGGTAGTTTTTGACTGTGTCTAGCATGTGGTGTTCTTTGGATTGAATCAACCACCAAATGAGGGTAATGAGTCCTCCAAAGATGCAGAAGGCTAGCAAGATGATGTGGTCATTGCCCTGACCGATCCCGTTGACTGTAGCTGCCAAAAGTATCGATTGGAACAACAGGAAAAAATTGAGGCGATTGTTGAAGTTGAGTTCGAGAATTTGACGGTGCGTCCATGCCCGATTGAGGTCTTCTGGTTTCATGATGTCGAGTAGAAAAATTAGGCGTCAAAAACTGACTGAAGATAAAGATACCTATTGGACGGTAGATAGAAAGAATCCATAGATCGAAATTTGGAGATGAAAGAAGATTGAGGGGACACAATATGTCCCCTCTTTCCAAATCAAAGGCGAATTACTTCACCTTCTAACCAATCTAACTAACTTATTTTTCAATACATTTTTCCCTTGCATTCAAGCATCTCTCCTATTCTCAATTGGAAGTTTTGAATCGACGAAGTTGATAGGACAGCGTCAGCATAAAATACTGCTGGAGTACCTGAGTTCTTACTTCCTCGATGTATCCTGGGTTGATAGACTGAGAAAAGCTCTGGTTTTGTCCCAGCAGGTCAAAGACGGAGAGTTCTACCTCGGCTTGGTCATTCTTCAAGAATTTTTTCGCCACACTCATATTCCAGAGGACGTAGTCTGTGTCAAATGAATCATTGACACCTTGGTATTTTTGGTAATAGATGTCATTCCTAAACACGAATCCATCTCCAAATATCCAGTTGATTTTGGCACCTGTCGTTTGGGTGATGTAGTTGCTGTTGGAGTTGGATTGGATCGTATTGATCACCTGATTGGCACTTACATCATAATAGATGTTGAAATCTATCTTCTCACTAAAATTGCTCGCCAAAGCCAGATTCAAATTGCCACTGTAGGTATTGGCGATGTTGAGGATGTCATTGGTCATACCTGGTTTTCTACTGTAGTTCAGCCCTACGCTGGTGTTCAGGTTGGACTTGATTTTAGAAACCAGCACGCTGTATGTTGTGTTGTTGTTGACATTCCAATAGCCGTTTAGGTTGATAGGTGCTGAAACCTGCGCACCTTTTTGTACCACGATTCCTCCTGCATAGACCGAATCCTTTTCTGTAAAGGAAATACCATTGGTCATGTAGTTGAGGGTCGTTTCTACGCGTGTAAAATTAGATAGTGAACGATTCTTGTCTGTATTGGCTTTTCTCAATCTCATGATCAGCGAGTGAGTATAGCTTTGTTTCAGCTCAGGGTTACCTGTGGAGATAAACAGCGGGTTGCTGTTGTCAATTACGTTTTGTAGTTGGTTGACAGATGGGGTGGAGGTATTGGTGCTGTATCGGATGAATAAATCTGCTCCACCTTTGAATTCTAATCTACCCATAGCAAAAGGTAGGATGCTGTTGAATCCATTTGAATATTGTCCTTCTTGTGGCAGTTCCTGTTGGTTGTTGAGTGTGGCATATTGATAGGCTAACCCAAACCTATAGAAAGTACCCATACCTCGGTTGGCAAATGCTATCTCAGTTTGGTGCGTTGTGTATGCACTGTTGAAATGATTGGATAGGGTACTGTTAAAGATTTTTCCTCCCGTATCAGGATTCAAAATGTAAGTATCCTTGTCAGATGATCTGTCATTGTAACTGAGCTCGTAGGTAGCTGACAATTGACCATTGTTCCCGATAGGTTCAGTATAGCCAAGTGTACTCCCGATAGTGTAATCAATCTCATGGGTGAGGTATTGAGTCACTGAGTCGAGGGTAAAATCTTCGTAGTAGTTTTCTCGATCTGTATCTTTGTATTGAGTTCGCAATTCGACTGACGCGGTTCTGCCTATCTTTTCAAACTTGTGCATGTAGCTCATATAGTTGTCGATGTTGTAGGCATTGTTTTCACTCTTGTAGTTGTTCTCCGTTTGGTTGACAGTAGCACCAGCCTCATCGGTAGTCAGACCATTGGTGTACTTGAGACTTTTGTTGTTTTGAAAACTCACTTTGGGGATGATGACTACCTTGTTGTTGTCATTGATGTCATAATTGATCCGACTGTTGAATCGGTGATTCAGGTTGTCGGTATTAGAGTCTTGTGTCTGGTCATAGTACTGGGTGCTGTCTCCTAGGAAAGTCTCTCGTCCAGTCACTTCATCCTGACTATTGGCGGTTTGGTTGTAGAAATAACTGCCTTCAAATTTCACTTTCTTTCCCCAATCATCCGTGAAATTGAGCCCAACAGAATTGGTTTGAGTGATACCATTTTGCGTCCCTGTCATGAGGTTGTTGTTGTTTCCACGTCGGAAACCTCCACCACTTCCTTCTATGCCTGCCAAGTCTTCAGAACTGAAATTCTGTTGGTTGATGTCGTTGGACATGCCTATGACGGTCAATCTTTGGTCACCTTTGAAGGAGTTGACATTGACACCTGCTTTGTAGTGATCATCGGTACCATAGCCTGCGTATGCTTTGCCAAACTGTCCGTTTTTCTTTCCTTCCTTGGTCACGACGTTCATGGTCTTGACTGTATTGCCATCATCGAACCCAGTAAACTGAGACTTTTCACTTTTCTGATCAAAAACTTCCACCTTTTTTACTATTTCGGCAGGGATTGTATTGAGAGAAAGCAGAGGGTCCTGTCCAAAGAATCTTTTTCCATCCAAAAGGACTTGCTCGACGGTTTCTCCGTTGGAGGTCACACCTGTCGCATCTATCACGATACCAGGCATTTTTTTGACCAAATCCGCCGTACTGGCATCAGGATTTACTTTGTAGGCATCGGCATTGTACTGGACAGTATCACCTTTTTGCTCCATGGCGACTACTGCACCCTGGATTTCTATCCCGTCTAGCACCTGTTGGTCTTGTTCGAGCAGGATGTTCCCAAAATTCATTTCCGCTTCGTTGATTCTGACTGTTCTTGAGTAGGGCTTGTATCCCAGACTCTTGATATTGAGTTTGTAGAAGGCATGTTCTGCCTTGGGGATCAAAAATATGCCTTCCACATCGGTGACGGCATACCTAGATCTGGTAGAATCCTTGATATTGTAGAGCTGCACGGTAGCACCGATGATCATGGAACCATCTGTTTTGTCTACCAATCGACCAAATACTTGGCTGGTTTCTACTTGCGCAAAGGAGTGAATACTGCAAAACAGAATCGCGATTAGAAATGAGATTTTCTTCATTATTGAGGAGCTTGATCTGAGGGTCTGTTTTCTTGTCTCTCTTGCATTCGTTTGCGCTGTGCCTCGGTGATTTCGACATAGACTGCATATTGGTCTTCTCTGAGGATGTCTTTCATCAGTTCGTCTTTTTCCAATCTGAGCGCTTCCATTTTCTGACGCATTTCATCCCTGTTTCTATTTTGTCTTCCCTCTTCAAAAGTTTCGATAATGGATTGAGCAAATTCATCATATACACCATCTATGATGAGTTTTTGGTCATCTGATAGGCCTTCTGCCTTGCTGTACAAATTTTGTTTCTCTCTCATGACCATATCTTTGGGGTCCATTCTACCTCCTGGCTGAGCTTGGCTATGAAAACTGATCATGGTCACTAGGACTATGAGGGTGCTGAGTACTTTTAACTTCATCATGTGTTGTATAATTTTTTAGCTTAGATGCCTTCGCTACGCAATACTTGCGCTTGATTTTGTATTTTTTTTGAAGCACCCCATAAAAGCTATTTACCCTTTGTGTTTTATGAGAGGGCTAGGATCAAAATTGCAGATATAGGCAATGATATTGAGCCATATATACCCACTACCACGGATGTTTTTTGTGAGGGTATTCCTAGAGATTTGTAAATGGATTGAATGAAAACCTAATCAATATGAAAAAAGCAGTACTATTCTTGACCCTAATCATGGCAGTCACCAGCACCTTTGGTCAATTCAAAAAAAATGAAGACACGGGTGAAGCACCAAAAAAGAAGAAATTCAACCTGATGGAGAAAATCGGGGACATGACGGGTAACCTTATGACGGGTAAAACCGAAACTTTAGATGGGGTAGTCGTCAAGGCCAATTACATCAATGGTCTCTATTCGACCGACATTGAAACGACGGAGGCCAAATATTTCCCAGATGGTGCACGTGAGGGAGACCACATGCTATTCATCACCTTCTTCAAAAATGAAGGCATGGGACTGCTAGAAATCCAAGGTAGCGTCACCATCGATGACGAGCCGCTAAAATACTATGGAATGGGATCATACGGCAAGCATTATCTCTATCCTCCTAGCAAACCCATCGTGTTGAAGATCAAAACGAATCTAGGTGATGAGGCCAGTTATACTTTTCAGCCGATTCCTGAGGTGGACATCCTCAGTGTCAATGGCGAAACAGCGCTTCCGATTTTGGATTTGGCAGATGACATCCAGCTAGAATACTACAATCCTCCTGGATCTGAAGGAACCACGATTAAGGTATCTATGCTCACCAAAATCATGGGAGTGAGAGCTTTCAACCACTTTGCGGACTACAAAGTCACCAAGCCTGGCAATGTCAAAATCACCATTCCTAAGGAAGCATTGGCTAACCCTGAGTATGCAGGACAATTGAATGTGGGCAACTTTGACAAGGGAGACAATTACATCATTCTTGAGCGGGAAGTCAAAAAAGTGAAAGAAGATTTTGGGGATGATCAGAACCCTGGGAAAATAGTAGCCACAGAGCTCTATACACGCAACTATGCCTCTTTTCCTATCATCGTGAAGGGCAAGCAAGAAGATGGAGTGATGTCCGTACTCCGTGTCAGAGCAATCACTCCGGACAAGTCCCTGGGCTATGCCTTCTACAAGCCCAATGCAACCTATGGTATTCCGCTATCCAAAGCATCTAAGTTTGGTCTGGTGTCATTTACCATGGAGGCCAGTACATACAAACGAGAAGTAGAAGAAAGTTCGAAATCTTGGACGGTAGGGAACACCAAATATACCCAAACCACCACTACCACGACTACTTATGAGTTTCCTCAGCTGTCGAATGAGACATGGGAGTATGCACTCGATCAAATCTACAAGGAAGTGGTTGCCTTTTTCAAATCAGAGTACAACGTAGAGTTTGTGCCAGTTGTGGATGTGACGAGTACACCTCAGTACAATGATTTATTTGCCGCTGCAGAAAGAAACAGTGAAAAGAAAGTCATGAAGTCTTATATGGGAACCAAGCGATCTACACCAGGTACCATGGGCGAAATACTTGGATCAGTTAGTTCGAACGTGACGACTGACAACCCTAGGGTCAATATGATGAAAGCTGCAGGGGATATCGATGGGTTGTTATCCATGCACATCAACCTGATGGTCGGAGCAGACAAAGACGACAAAGTGGTACTATACCCGAGTTTTACCATTTCAATCAGTGGTCGTGACGAAACTCGTGGTGACCGAGAAGGCAAATATTTTGATGGACAAGTCACTCGCAAAAAGGGAGAGCCATTTAATGAAGCGAAGCTCAAATCAGATAAGAACGAACTAGCTAGGGTCTGTAGCGTACCGGCCATCTTGGAAGGACTCAAAGCAGGCATCACCACTCTGCGAGCCAAAGAAGTAGAGATGGGTTATGATAAGATTTGGAACATCTCAGAAGAGTAATTAACAGACCTATTTGTTATACCATAATTTATTTTCTATCATGAAACTTAATATAACTCTTTGGGTTGTCATATTGATGACCTATTCCACCTACGCACAAGACTGTACAGATGCCCAAGATTGTTTTCTCAAAGCCGTCAATTTGGGTAATACAACTGAAGCAATTGCGCATTTCTATAGAGCAGAGGCGTTGATGTCCGATGATTCGGACAAAAAACTCTTGTATGATATCTTGTCAGGTAGAGGCAATGTCTACTATGCGTTGAAAGACTATACCAAGGCACTCCAAAACTTCAATAAGCTGATTCAACTGAGACCAGAAGATAAGCAAGTACTGTCAGTTGGCTACTCCAACCGTGGCAATGTGATGAGCGCCAATGACAACATCGAGGGTGCGATTGCTTCTTACACCAAAGCGATAGAAGTTTTTCCTCCTAACATTGGCAATTTGCATAACAGAGCAAATGCTTACATGAAACTAGGGAAACGAGATGAGTGTCTGGTCGATTTGAAACGCATGGCAGATTTGGGCTCAGGAGCAGCCATTTACTATTTACAGACGGAGTTTAACCTGGATTACAGCGAGCAGCAGAAGGCAGCACTAGCCAAGGACAGCCAATGGCAAGAGATTCAGGCCAAGCAGCAAGAAGCTGAAAAATTTCTCAAAGAAGAAAAATACCAAGAAGCCAATGATTTGTACATCGTCGTTGGGGATTTATACAGAGCGCGTAATGACAATGAACATAAGTTTGAAGCTTGGACCAATGTAGCACATGTCAAAAACCTAAAAAAGGATCACATTGGAGCGATTACTTTTGCCTCGATGGTAATCAATAGTTCTCCTTCTGGATGGGCATATACCGAACTGGCTCTGGCCAACTACTACCAATATGGAATGTCTGCAGGTCTCAACGTATGTGAGCAAGGGCTCAAACAATTTCCTAAAAGCAGTCAGCTGATCAATTTCTATACTTACCTCTGTAGGACTGCAGCGGGGCAGGCCTATACTGCCAAAAGGTATGAAGAGTCTTATGGATTTTATTACACAGCCTATGAGTACAATACCCAAGACGCAACCTCCGTAAAATTCGCAGGGCATTCGGCGTACAGTGCGGGCTATTATAGCAATGCACTGGATTGCTATCGCAAAGCTGTAGCGGTAGATCCTTCCTTAAGCACAGAATTGAAGCAATACATTGACTATTGTAGATCTATGTCCAATTAATCTTCGATGATGACTTTGTTTCGTATTTCTTATTTTGTCTTATTCCTTTTTCACGGTCTGACCCTCTCAGCGCAAGAAGACGGGGGAAGCAACCTCAGTTTTGTGCTAAAACCCAAGGGACACAAAGGACTGATCCACGACCTCAGCATCACGCCTGATGGCAAGCAGGTTGTGACCGCTGGAAGGGACAAAACCGTCCGTCTTTGGGATGTCAATAGTTATGAACAAAGGGGAGAAATACTGGGACACATCGGTCAGGAAAATTATGGAAGCGTTTCTGCTGCTAGGGTATCTCCAGATGGTCGCTACATCGCTACGGCAGGGCTCTTTGGAGATAGCAGAGCGACCAAATATCTAGCCGATATACGTGTCTATGATTTTCATTCCCAAAAGATGGTACACGTATTTGCAGGTCATCAAAAATCAATCAACTGTCTACGCTGGAGTCGTGACAGTAGATACATCATCTCTGCATCTAACGATGGGTATGTGGGTGTCTGGGATCTAAAGTCAAAGGAACTCAAACAAGTCCTAAAGGAGCATGGAGATGCTGTCTGGTGTGCAGATGTCTTTGGAGATAAAATTGTGAGTGGGTCCCAAGACAATCTTGTTCATCTCACAGATCTCAACACAGGTCAGTTGCTCAATACCTCTTACGATCATGTGGGTACGGTCATTCGTGTGGTCTTTGATCCTACAGGGCGGTTCATTCTATCAGGAGGTGATGACAACCAGATCAATGTCTATGATGCCGACCTCAACTATCTGAGCACCTTATATTTGAAACAAACACCATCAACTATATCCTTTGATTCTGCAGGTCAGTTGGCACTTATCGGATTCAACAACGGCAGTATTCAAGTATATAAATTTGATCAAGGTCAATTGACAGAATTGGCAAACTACCGACCACACAAGGGGGCTTTTGTGGCGGGAATAGAGATGACTACCGATCGGCGCATATTCAGTGCAGGAGGCATGGACAGCAACATCGCAGTATATCAGTTGCGTGAGGGGGGTGTGGATAGCCTTACCAACATTGTTGGCAGTACCCAAAAAGTATGGGGTGCTGGATTGAATGAAGAAATATTGGCTTTCTCGACAGGCGCTCAACCCAATGGTTATATCCCTGGGCTCAAGGATGTAGATTTTTCACATGGATTCAACTTTGTCAGTCGAGAGTATGCTACGATGGATCCAGCCAATAATATCTTCAAAGCTACAATAGGGGGGACTTTCAAGGAACGAAGCGCCTCTTTTAAGGGACGAACCTATCAATACAAAGTACCTATCCTTGAGCTAGGAGGGTTGCGCGCTTCTAAAAACGGAAATTCGGTTTTTGTCAAGTACCTTCCCGATCCTTCTCTGCCATACCAGATGGAAGTCAAGGGTAAGTTTGTTGATTTTCAGTATGGTGATATTCCAGTTTCTATTTCTGATAATTACGAAAAATACTCTCTGACATTCACACCAGATTCATTGTTGCTTGTAGGAGGCTCAGGAGGATATTTACAAGCCTACAACCTCAACGGGGAGATGGTCACCAAGTTTGAAGGGCATGAAGACGTCGTATTCACTATCAACCTCTCTACAGACGATAGATGGATCATATCAGGTTCTCATGACCAGAGCATTAGACTTTGGGATGCCCAAAAAGTAGGCAAGCAGAAATTTTTACAGCCTGCAGCTACTTGCTTTTTTAGCAAGGAGGGCGAATGGATAGTGGTGACAGAGCAGGGCTATTATATGTCCTCAACCAGAGGAGGTCAATATGTGGGTTTTCATCAAAATCAAGGTTTTCGCGAAGCAGCCAAATATTACCCATTTGAAAATTTTGATCTCAAGTACAATCGTCCCGATTTGGTGCTGGAGGTACTGGGGATGGGGTCTGATCAGTTGAGAGAATTGATCTACAAGGCATACCAAAAGCGTGTAAAGAAAATGGGTCTGCGTGAAGAGGATATTTCAGGAGAACTAAACCTGCCTACAGTGCGCATTGACGGAGCTGGTCAGACGGTCAAGGACAAATTCTATACGCTGAAATTCACTGCCGCAGATGACAAACTCATGCTTGACCGTATTCATGTCTATGTCAATGACATTCCCATATTTGGAATCAAGGGTATTTCTGTCAAGGAAGAAGTGAATCGACAAAAAATATACAAATCCATACCTGTCGAATTGACAGCTGGTAAAAACAAGATTCAAGTTTCCACGATGAATATTTCAGGGATAGAATCACTAAAAGAAACGGTGATCATCTACTATGAAGGTGCCGATCCCAAACCAGATTTGCATGTTGTCACCATTGGTGTGTCCAACTACAAGGATAGTCAGTATGATTTGACCTATGCCAGCAAGGACGCTACTGATATAGCCAACTTGTTTTTTGGACACCATCAGCGGTACAACCAGATTCATATCCACCGCTTCACGGATGCACTGGCTCAGCGAGAACAAATACTCGCCGTAAAGGAAAAATTACTAAAAACCAAAGTAGAAGATGAAGTGATTCTATTTATGGCAGGACATGGATTGCTGGATGACAAATTGGATTATTACTTCGCAACACAGGACATAGACTTCAGCAACCCATCTGGTCGTGGACTCAAGTATGAAGAACTCGAAGGGTTACTGGACGGTATCCCAGCCCGTCAAAAGCTCATGCTCATAGATGCTTGTCACTCTGGAGAAGTGGACAAAGAGGATACCCAATTGATTGCTTCATCAGTCAGTACCACAGGAGTATCTACACGTGGGTTTGCCAAAAAGCCGCAACCTAT is part of the Reichenbachiella agarivorans genome and harbors:
- a CDS encoding caspase family protein: MMTLFRISYFVLFLFHGLTLSAQEDGGSNLSFVLKPKGHKGLIHDLSITPDGKQVVTAGRDKTVRLWDVNSYEQRGEILGHIGQENYGSVSAARVSPDGRYIATAGLFGDSRATKYLADIRVYDFHSQKMVHVFAGHQKSINCLRWSRDSRYIISASNDGYVGVWDLKSKELKQVLKEHGDAVWCADVFGDKIVSGSQDNLVHLTDLNTGQLLNTSYDHVGTVIRVVFDPTGRFILSGGDDNQINVYDADLNYLSTLYLKQTPSTISFDSAGQLALIGFNNGSIQVYKFDQGQLTELANYRPHKGAFVAGIEMTTDRRIFSAGGMDSNIAVYQLREGGVDSLTNIVGSTQKVWGAGLNEEILAFSTGAQPNGYIPGLKDVDFSHGFNFVSREYATMDPANNIFKATIGGTFKERSASFKGRTYQYKVPILELGGLRASKNGNSVFVKYLPDPSLPYQMEVKGKFVDFQYGDIPVSISDNYEKYSLTFTPDSLLLVGGSGGYLQAYNLNGEMVTKFEGHEDVVFTINLSTDDRWIISGSHDQSIRLWDAQKVGKQKFLQPAATCFFSKEGEWIVVTEQGYYMSSTRGGQYVGFHQNQGFREAAKYYPFENFDLKYNRPDLVLEVLGMGSDQLRELIYKAYQKRVKKMGLREEDISGELNLPTVRIDGAGQTVKDKFYTLKFTAADDKLMLDRIHVYVNDIPIFGIKGISVKEEVNRQKIYKSIPVELTAGKNKIQVSTMNISGIESLKETVIIYYEGADPKPDLHVVTIGVSNYKDSQYDLTYASKDATDIANLFFGHHQRYNQIHIHRFTDALAQREQILAVKEKLLKTKVEDEVILFMAGHGLLDDKLDYYFATQDIDFSNPSGRGLKYEELEGLLDGIPARQKLMLIDACHSGEVDKEDTQLIASSVSTTGVSTRGFAKKPQPIGINNTFELMQELFADLRRGTGAMVISSASGVEFAFESPEWQNGVFTYALLEGLKSGNCDKNLDGEVQISELKNYVFDRVEQLTNGKQHPTSRRENLEFDFVVW